One genomic window of Branchiostoma floridae strain S238N-H82 chromosome 4, Bfl_VNyyK, whole genome shotgun sequence includes the following:
- the LOC118413654 gene encoding uncharacterized protein LOC118413654: MESKHRDILQRRLPDIRRDLRVKYVIPQLIERCILLPPMGMDIYSKETQGERVDELICLLKTRGRTAFPVFCKVLQETYPHLADLLQEEGDATTIPSTSTSRSQSRTLPACSAMQTSTRKGPILFIIHAGEDKKPFVRPLHKALRGQNLSDEEIFFDEVSISTGENISEKIMSTLASEILKLVTIVISNHLLDKYWPRLEYEKSLFHQKKFYPIWLDQNTDNFEAFSRKVGSRFPLLKKTLAHRIQYDNIAEDITDVAIEIVQLLSDQCHPGE, encoded by the exons ATGGAGTCCAAGCACCGGGATATTCTGCAGAGAAGACTTCCTGATATCAGACGAGATTTGAGGGTGAAGTACGTAATCCCCCAATTGATCGAACGATGCATTCTGCTTCCGCCCATGGGAATGGACATCTATAGTAAGGAAACACAGGGAGAGCGAGTGGATGAACTTATCTGCCTTTTGAAGACCCGAGGCCGGACTGCATTCCCCGTGTTTTGTAAAGTACTGCAGGAGACCTATCCCCATCTGGCAGACTTGCTGCAAGAAGAAGGTGACGCAA CCACTATACCATCTACAAGTACAAGTCGTAGTCAAAGTAGGACCTTGCCAGCATGCTCAGCAATGCAAACATCCACCAGAAAAG GACCTATCCTGTTCATCATCCACGCTGGTGAGGACAAGAAGCCATTTGTCCGACCACTTCACAAAGCTCTCCGGGGTCAAAACCTATCTGATGAGGAGATCTTCTTTGATGAGGTGTCAATTAGCACAGGAGAAAACATTTCAGAGAAAATCATGTCCACGCTTGCAAGTGAGATTTTGAAGCTGGTTACTATTGTTATAAGTAATCACCTGCTGGATAAGTACTGGCCTAGACTAGAGTATGAAAAGTCTTTGTTTCATCAGAAGAAATTCTACCCAATTTGGCTGGATCAGAACACAGACAACTTTGAAGCCTTCAGCAGAAAGGTCGGGAGCCGGTTCCCCTTGTTGAAGAAGACCCTCGCTCACCGTATCCAGTATGACAACATTGCAGAAGACATCACAGATGTTGCCATCGAAATCGTGCAGTTACTGTCAGATCAGTGCCATCCAGGTGAGTAA